A genome region from Portunus trituberculatus isolate SZX2019 chromosome 40, ASM1759143v1, whole genome shotgun sequence includes the following:
- the LOC123515822 gene encoding ras-related GTP-binding protein A, protein MYRKVAFVPTTMKKKVLLMGKSGSGKTSMRSIIFANYIARDTSRLGATIDVEHSHVRFLGNLVLNLWDCGGQEAFMENYFASQRDNIFRNVEVLIYVFDVESRELEKDMHYYQSCLEAILQNSPEARIFCLIHKMDLVQDDQRDIIFHEREEDLKRLSKPLECVCFRTSIWDETLYKAWSSIVYELIPNVKELEQNLRDFANIIEADEVLLFERATFLVISHYCIRQHRDVNRFEKVSNIIKQFKLSCSKLAAHFQSMEVRNSNVAAFIDTFTSNTYCMVIMSDASIPSAATLINIRTARKHFEKLERMSQGHLALSK, encoded by the exons ATGTACAGAAAAGTTGCATTTGTGCCAACCACCATGAAGAAAAAG GTGCTTttaatggggaagagtggatCTGGGAAGACAAGCATGAGATCCATCATCTTTGCCAATTACATAGCACGAGACACCAGTCGTCTCGGAGCAACCA ttGATGTTGAGCACTCCCATGTACGATTTCTGGGTAATTTGGTGCTCAACCTATGGGACTGTGGTGG GCAAGAAGCATTCATGGAAAATTACTTTGCTTCTCAACGAGACAACATTTTTAGAAATGTTGAAGTACTTATATATGTCTTCGATGTTGAAAGTAGAGAGTTAG AAAAAGATATGCATTATTATCAGAGTTGCTTAGAAGCCATTCTGCAAAATTCTCCAGAAGCACGGATCTTTTGTCTCATTCACAAGATGGATCTAGTGCAGGATGATCAAAGAGACATT atttttcatgaaagagaagaagatctGAAGAGATTATCAAAACCCTTAGAGTGTGTGTGCTTCAGAACATCAATATGGGATGAAACTCTATATAAG GCCTGGTCCAGTATTGTATATGAACTAATACCTAATGTGAAGGAACTTGAGCAAAACTTGAGAGATTTTGCCAACATCATAGAAGCTGATGAAGTTTTGTTGTTTGAACGAGCAACCTTCCTAGTCATTTCTCATTACTGCATCCGTCAACACAGAGACGTGAACCGCTTTGAGAAGGTCTCCAATATCATCAAGCAGTTTAAGCTTTCTTGCAG CAAGTTAGCAGCTCACTTTCAGAGTATGGAGGTTAGGAACTCCAACGTTGCTGCTTTCATCGACACCTTTACTTCCAACACCTACTGCATGGTCATCATGTCAGACGCATCAATAC CCTCCGCAGCAACACTCATCAATATACGCACAGCCaggaagcattttgagaaactgGAACGAATGAGTCAAGGCCATCTAGCTCTTTCTAAGtag